The nucleotide sequence ACCAACGCATTTGTCGCACGAAGTAAAGTCGATAACAAACTGTATCAGTTTACCGCCGGACATTGCGTGGTTAACACCACTGAATCTTGGTATACCAAATTTTCGGACCTTAGCAAGCATTACATTGGACCAAGACACAACTACATATTCGGACCGGAGGGTGACATGGCTATCCTGCGTATAAATAATGTACCTGGTTGGAATCCAGAGAATTGGGTTCATGTTACAGCGGGACCCGATACAACCGTGAATGAGGAATATGAGATTAATAGTGAAGGTTCCAGTTTTATTGGTATGCGAATATGTACAACTGGTGCTGTTTACGGAAATAGCAATTGTGGTGAAGTAACAAAACTGGGGGTAACCGTTAATTATGTAACTGAAGGCGTAATTGTTAAAAACCTGGGACAAGCAAATTATTGCGCGGTAAAAGGCGATAGTGGCGGTCCTCTGTATGCGAGTCATACAGCTTACGGATTGATTTCCGGAGGTATATTAGGTGTATCACCTTGTGTCAGTTTCTATCAGGGTATATTAGGGGCAGAATCTAAAATGAATGTAAACGTTTTACATTAATAATGGGATTACCGGAGTTTGTTATCGGGAGTCCAATCATTGAAGGGTATTTTCCTGCTGGACAAACAAAACCCTTTTAAAGGCCGCTTCGGCGGCCTTCTTTATATCAACTTCATACTTTTTCCGCTTTGCCTGCTCTAGAACTTTGCTCTGACCCTGCTCTGACCCCGGTTATCATTTGACCCCGGTTATCATTACTATTTCGATGGTGCCTTATACACCCGCCATTGACAGTCCCCATACGGCCACTTCATCAACCTGTATTTCTACTTATCCACATATGCTTTTCCTGATCGATACAGGTTCAGTCTCATTCTCGAGGATTCTACTTTTTCCGGTTGGAATTTTCTAGCAGCTACTACCTTCTCTTGCCAGTATATGGCTTTTTGGTAATTCCCTGCCCTTGCATAGGCGGCGGCTAGTGTGTCTATATACCCATAATTTTTCCATTCCGTTAACTCACAACTTTTTGTAGCATGAAATATCGCTTTTTCCGCATTGAGGTATTTATCGTTGTCCAAGGTTGCGTAAATCCATGCCAGCGCGTTGTGAGTTTGCGCATCCGTCGGTAAAAGCTGGACTCCTTTATTCAGGTCCACTAATGCCTGATCGTACTTTTTTAGCTTATACGCAACATAGCCGATATTGCTATAAGTGGAGTGGTGACGTGATCCAAGGTCCAATGCTATATTTAAGTCAGATTCTGCTTCATGATAGCGTTTCGTCTTAATATACACAGAAGCTCGGTTATGATATGCCTTTATATTGCGCGGGTTGATACTGATCGATTTCGTTATGTCTGCAAGAGCCAGTTCGTATTGGCCAAGACGCCTTTTTGCGTTACCCCTATTATTGTATGCTCGATAATTGTTTGGATTCAGCTGAATAGCTCTATCGAAATCTCTAACAGACTTCTTGTATTCTTTCTTAAAGTGATAAGCCAACCCGCGACTATTGTAAATTCTGCTATCGCCCGGTTGGCGATCTATTGCCTTGCTGTAATTTTCGATTGCGCAATCTAAATTCTTATCATTATAGCAAGCTTCACCTAATGAGTAGTAAGCATCGATAATGAATCCGTTGTAAAGAAAATCTGTTGCGCTGGATGGAGCAACCACCACCAGAAATAAGCTTGGGATGATAACAGCAATTTTTTTTATTCGGAAAATCATATCCACCTTACTCGATTGGAACCGCAGTCCGATTTGATTTATTCCAACAGTTTAACCCATATTTTCAGGAACTGGTCACTTTCTACCTCTATATTGTTCACGAATGTCGACTTTTAAGAATGTTGGCGCAATAGTTCGGTAGCCCATTCTACCTGGGCTACCGAGCTCACCAAACAGAGACCGGGGTTCCTGTGGCCTATTACAATAAGCTGCGAATAAAGTTATTGTACTCGTCTTTCATCGGCAGTTCATACTCGACCCCGAGCCGCCTCCTCAATGCGGTTACAGTTTGTCCCGTACTTGGGTTTGTAGCCTCTTTTTGGTACGTTTCCCAATACACACCAATCCCTCTTTTTTGCCATGAAGGTAATGAATTAAAATTGGTTCCGTTTTTAAATAATAATTCATTCTTATTGGCAACCGACATTCCGAGTAATTGATTTGATGCCTCTTTAGGGCTAAACCCTGCGTTTCTTAAATTCCAGTAACAGTGCGAGTTCAGCGCGTTTCTGTGTGCATCTTCGTTGCGCCATCTAAAATAATCTACCACCAAATCCTTTGTTGGAAGGCAGCTTATCCTGGAGTCAAATGCCCCCAGATCTCCCAGAAGCAAACTGAATTTCGCACTGGCTTCGCCTGCTAAAATCGAGTTCAATTTCCTTTCTTTGCGCTGAAAAGTACTATCGTCCAGATCAAAAAGCAGTGAAATCTCATCGCTTTGAGTGTATCCATACACCATTTTGAACCCGTTATCCATTAGATGCTTTACCGTCTCGACCATCATATCTCTAAACCAAATATCATAGGGCGCCTGAAACCTGTGTACTTCTTTCGTCAATCGAGTAAATGATCGCCCGTCCACTCGGGCTACCATATAGACATTGGGAATGATCTTAATATCACTGGCTGTCTCATAGACCCGCATCTTTTTGTCTTAGTCATCGAATTTCATTTTTCCACTCTTTTACAAACAGTTCGTTGTTCTTTATGTACACATAAAACATTTCATCAAAACCTTCACCATATGAAGGTATTTCAAGCTTGTTGTAAGTACCCTTTACTCCGATTTCCGGAATATTTTTCTTTCCACTGCGTTGTTGGTTTCTACCCAAACAGTCTTTGAGATTTGACTGAAAATAATAGCACTTTGTGGTGAATCCATTATCACGAGCCGCGATAATGTACTTCTTTCGCTCGACAACACTTGGGTTCGTGTTGTCGATAACAAAGGGCTGTTTGGCAGAAACACACGCATTCAACAGTATCGTTTCCTTGTTACGGGTTTTTAGCATATCCAATCCTATACGCACGTGAGTATCGAAGTAATTGCGTTTATAGAACGTGGTTTTCCCACTTGCTTGAATACCAACAAATACTATTCCTTCCATCACACTACCCTAACAAAGCATCAATCTATCGAACCCAATCGCAAAACCCATTCCCTGGCGATAAGCGCCTCCACCAACCACCTGTCTTTGTGGTCCAAGTCTTTCTACGGATATTTCAAACCCATCAGCAGTGTAGTAGTCCAGTCCTCTCCTGACAGAATCCGCAATGACATAGTCATTTGTTTTAACGGAAACCATAGATTCAGCGATTTTGATAAGTTTAGAGTACCAATCTTGCGACGAGGGATTTAGTACCTCTACTCCGAATTGAAAGAATTCACGGTAGCGCCCTTTTTGGGGTTTTTCATAGCGCCAACAACGCTCAAAATACCACAGCTTCAAGTCGCGCTGTCTTCTAAAGTGCTTGTCTGCAATGAGTTGTATAGTCGCGGTACATTCCGGGCGCAGGCATAGCTGTCTGTGCTTTTTGTCCGGAAATACATACATTTGCTCAAGAACATCAGCACCGGCTTTATTAACATACACTTTCGAAGGCTCTACACTTGGCAAGAGAATTTCTTCAAACCCTTCTGACTCCGCAATATCTACCAGTCTATTCAATAAATTACGCCTACTTTTTGCTACGGCACCTGAAATAATTCTCGTCCCTCTAGCTTGATCGGCAATTTTTAGTTCCATATCTGCACCCAAAATTTTTCAATTGACAATAAAAAAGCCCTCGCAGTTGCACTGGGAGGGCTTTCTTGTTGAATGGGCTTAGATTTCACACAAGCAATAGCGCTCCCAGCCAAATATGATTGGCTTGGTGGTATTGATGGATCATGTGTGATTGATTCTTTCTCATTCAAATAGGATATGAATAAAAAGCTTAAGTGTCAACCGTCAAATTGATAATTTTCGAACTATTTTTGAAGACCAACGACTCTCACCTGGGGACTATCCAGTCAGCAGGAAACGTTACAAATTCTTAACGTTTCTAGTCCTATCTCATGTTCTAATCCTTAGCTATTATACTAGTGTCAGATTCCGGCCAATAGCGGAAACTTAGATTTCCCGAAAGCGGACATTCGCTATATAGGCTAATTCAACGCCTTACCTTGGTTGTTTTTTGAAGTATAAAGACAGTTAGAAACGTATACCGAATAATCCGCCCGAAGGTGTATCGTCTATATCTAAGTCGACACGGTAATTATTAATATCAAATTCTGGGTGATTTGACATGTCAGGCATATCGTCGGAGTTCATAGTGACAATATATTGGAAGCCGTATTTTTCTGCCATCTCTGCACCGATCACTAAAGCTTTTGCAATTTGACGCTCGTCGACACCATCAAAAATAACACTGTCATGCACAAGGATATCCGGCCTTTTTTCCTCATTTGCCCATATTTTCATAAGAGTCATGTCGAAACAAAATATTTGCATTTTGTTCTTACCGGTACTCTTTTTACCAGGGATATCAAATTCAAATTTTGGCCCATCTTCACTAGGATCAATTTTAAATTTTCCTGGTTCGTCGTATAGTTCGCCAGATATTTCTGCGAATGAAATAATTGCATCCTTAATAGCATCATCTCGCTCTGTATAATCAATTCGCATTTTTTTCTGAAGATTGTGTCTGCTGATCTTCAATTCGGATTTCTTTTCATCCAAATTGTCTATTGATTCTAGCTTTTTACTCAATAACTCTATATCCGCCTCTAATTTCGAGCTTGCATTCTGCAGTTTCAAGTACTGATCTAAAGCACCATGAGACTGCAACAAAGATAATATTTCTGAACGCTCATCATCTAACTTTCGCTTCAACTCAAGTCGTTGATTGATTCGCACTGTGATTTCCGTCATTTCTTGCTTTAGGTGTTCTTTTCTATTTCGAATCACCGAATCATGAAACTCTTTAACCTCATCAAAGCGTTTTACCACCAATTCTGGAAGACTAAAATTAGCCTCGGCAAATAGCTTTTCTACTTTTCTGTGATCTGGCTCTGACTCGTTTTCTAACGCTCGCACAAGCTGCGATAACCACTCTTTGTCAGTAGTATCCTCAGCAGAAAGATTTGCTAGTTGCTTACTTATTTCTGCAGATCTAGCCTCTTTCTCTTGATATTCTGGAAGCACCCGAAACTCCTCCAATGCGTCATTTTGTTTATCAAGCCGGGCTTTCTTAAGAAGGATGTCTGTACGAAGGTCTGGCGCGGAACCTAAAACATCGCCAAGAGCACCCTCATTGGATGCTTTCTTTAATGCTTTTATCAACTTATCTTTTTGGCGTATATCTTCGAATTCTCTAGCGATTTTCCAATTTAGCTTTAGCAAATAAGTTAGTGCAACCTGAATCGAACATGTAGCCTGTTGTGAAAAAGTTTTTTCTGGCGCATCAAATCCTTTTGTGGAACGTGCAAGATATGAAAACATAGATCGAAAAGACGGCCCATTTTTTACTAGCCGAGCTGAATCAGAAAGGTTAAACATCACCGAACCAAGGAATGATAGCCACTCATCATTGCTAACAAATATCTCTCCCTCAGCTTCTGAAACTGGCAATAAGCCTTTTGACATAGCCTTCACATAGATTCTTCCCGGAGTTTCGCCACTTCTTTCGACAGTCAATTCCTTTCCGGACAGACTAATCTCTAGGCCAAACCTGTTCTCTAATAATTCCTCACTTTTTAAAACATTTCCCTTACGTA is from Gammaproteobacteria bacterium and encodes:
- a CDS encoding tetratricopeptide repeat protein; translation: MIFRIKKIAVIIPSLFLVVVAPSSATDFLYNGFIIDAYYSLGEACYNDKNLDCAIENYSKAIDRQPGDSRIYNSRGLAYHFKKEYKKSVRDFDRAIQLNPNNYRAYNNRGNAKRRLGQYELALADITKSISINPRNIKAYHNRASVYIKTKRYHEAESDLNIALDLGSRHHSTYSNIGYVAYKLKKYDQALVDLNKGVQLLPTDAQTHNALAWIYATLDNDKYLNAEKAIFHATKSCELTEWKNYGYIDTLAAAYARAGNYQKAIYWQEKVVAARKFQPEKVESSRMRLNLYRSGKAYVDK
- a CDS encoding guanylyltransferase — encoded protein: MRVYETASDIKIIPNVYMVARVDGRSFTRLTKEVHRFQAPYDIWFRDMMVETVKHLMDNGFKMVYGYTQSDEISLLFDLDDSTFQRKERKLNSILAGEASAKFSLLLGDLGAFDSRISCLPTKDLVVDYFRWRNEDAHRNALNSHCYWNLRNAGFSPKEASNQLLGMSVANKNELLFKNGTNFNSLPSWQKRGIGVYWETYQKEATNPSTGQTVTALRRRLGVEYELPMKDEYNNFIRSLL
- a CDS encoding ATP-binding protein, with product MEGIVFVGIQASGKTTFYKRNYFDTHVRIGLDMLKTRNKETILLNACVSAKQPFVIDNTNPSVVERKKYIIAARDNGFTTKCYYFQSNLKDCLGRNQQRSGKKNIPEIGVKGTYNKLEIPSYGEGFDEMFYVYIKNNELFVKEWKNEIR
- a CDS encoding ATP phosphoribosyltransferase regulatory subunit, with amino-acid sequence MELKIADQARGTRIISGAVAKSRRNLLNRLVDIAESEGFEEILLPSVEPSKVYVNKAGADVLEQMYVFPDKKHRQLCLRPECTATIQLIADKHFRRQRDLKLWYFERCWRYEKPQKGRYREFFQFGVEVLNPSSQDWYSKLIKIAESMVSVKTNDYVIADSVRRGLDYYTADGFEISVERLGPQRQVVGGGAYRQGMGFAIGFDRLMLC
- a CDS encoding DUF2326 domain-containing protein, which gives rise to MLSKIYSDLPSFKTVEFHSGLNLVLAEKGANSSEGKTRNGAGKSSLVELINALLGSDLRKGNVLKSEELLENRFGLEISLSGKELTVERSGETPGRIYVKAMSKGLLPVSEAEGEIFVSNDEWLSFLGSVMFNLSDSARLVKNGPSFRSMFSYLARSTKGFDAPEKTFSQQATCSIQVALTYLLKLNWKIAREFEDIRQKDKLIKALKKASNEGALGDVLGSAPDLRTDILLKKARLDKQNDALEEFRVLPEYQEKEARSAEISKQLANLSAEDTTDKEWLSQLVRALENESEPDHRKVEKLFAEANFSLPELVVKRFDEVKEFHDSVIRNRKEHLKQEMTEITVRINQRLELKRKLDDERSEILSLLQSHGALDQYLKLQNASSKLEADIELLSKKLESIDNLDEKKSELKISRHNLQKKMRIDYTERDDAIKDAIISFAEISGELYDEPGKFKIDPSEDGPKFEFDIPGKKSTGKNKMQIFCFDMTLMKIWANEEKRPDILVHDSVIFDGVDERQIAKALVIGAEMAEKYGFQYIVTMNSDDMPDMSNHPEFDINNYRVDLDIDDTPSGGLFGIRF